In Juglans microcarpa x Juglans regia isolate MS1-56 chromosome 7D, Jm3101_v1.0, whole genome shotgun sequence, the following are encoded in one genomic region:
- the LOC121239830 gene encoding uncharacterized protein LOC121239830, translating into MPIPQTLHRVSTKVKKFVRSGHYRLRAGSQNPCHPRGEKNLEKPASIGKSIEKEKEIRHHFNLWDPLKQKTKSVSGMVSKTAVVLLMGLLGMVYQATQLPPPLGTGSAEDSPSTSTRIRLKDGRNLAYRERGVPKEKAKYKIILVHGLGSSKEMNFLVPQELIDELGIYFLLYDRAGYGESDPDPKRTVKSEAFDIQELADQLELGSKFYVIGVSMGSYATWSCLKYIPDRLAGVAFVVPVVNYWWPSLPHSLIREDYRRKLVRWSIWFANYAPGLLYWWVTQKWLPSTSVLERNPLFFNDRDIDILKTISGFPMLTQDKIRERSVFDTLRHDFMLAFGKWEFDPMDIRNPYPKNESSVHIWQGYEDKVVPFQLQRFVSGKLPWIRYHEVPDGGHLIVHYNGVCEAILRALLLGEEAILYRPRKAKVLP; encoded by the exons ATGCCCATTCCTCAGACCCTTCACAGGGTGTccacaaaagttaaaaaatttgtaaggAGTGGACATTACAGGCTGAGAGCAGGCAGTCAAAATCCTTGCCACCCCCGCGGTGAGAAGAACTTAGAAAAGCCAGCTTCCATCGGCAAGTCaatagagaaggaaaaagaaatcagACATCATTTTAATCTTTGGGATCCTCTGAAACAGAAAACAAAGTCTGTATCAG GAATGGTTTCCAAAACGGCCGTTGTCTTGCTAATGGGTCTTCTGGGAATGGTTTATCAGGCAACCCAACTGCCCCCGCCACTAGGCACTGGGTCGGCGGAGGATTCTCCTTCGACCTCAACAAGAATCAGGCTCAAAGATGGAAGGAACCTGGCTTACAGAGAGAGAGGTGTCCCCAAAGAGAAGGCAAAGTACAAAATCATTCTTGTGCACGGCCTTGGTAGCTCCAAAGAGATGAATTTTCTGGTACCCCAA GAACTAATAGATGAGTTGGGCATATACTTTCTGCTATATGATCGGGCAGGATATGGAGAAAGTGATCCAGACCCAAAGCGCACAGTAAAGAGTGAAGCTTTTGACATTCAAGAACTTGCTGACCAATTAGAGTTGGGATCCAAGTTTTATGTGATCGGAGTCTCAATGGGATCATACGCCACATGGAGTTGCCTCAAATACATACCAGACAG GCTAGCTGGTGTGGCCTTTGTAGTCCCAGTTGTGAATTATTGGTGGCCTTCACTCCCTCATAGCCTGATACGGGAGGACTACAGGAGGAAACTTGTTCGGTGGTCAATCTGGTTTGCAAATTATGCGCCTGGACTACTGTACTGGTGGGTGACTCAGAAATGGCTCCCTTCAACTTCTGtccttgaaagaaacccattatTCTTCAATGACCGAGACATCGATATTTTGAAGACTATATCAGGGTTCCCAATGCTCACCCAG GATAAGATACGAGAACGAAGTGTTTTTGATACTCTTCGTCATGACTTTATGCTGGCTTTTGGCAAATGGGAATTTGACCCAATGGATATAAGGAATCCGTACCCTAAAAATGAAAGCTCTGTGCACATATGGCAAGGTTACGAAGACAAGGTCGTGCCTTTTCAACTCCAAAGATTTGTTTCTGGGAAGCTACCCTGGATTCGATATCATGAAGTTCCAGATGGTGGGCATTTAATTGTGCATTACAATGGTGTATGTGAGGCCATTTTAAGGGCGCTTTTACTTGGAGAAGAAGCAATTTTATATAGACCCAGAAAAGCCAAAGTTCTACCATGA